The Orcinus orca chromosome 1, mOrcOrc1.1, whole genome shotgun sequence DNA window ttctttcttcctttcccctgaTTGGAATTCTGTCTACTGGATCACATGTCTTACTTTTCCTTGATTTGCTTACTCTTTCTTGGTttcatttgcttaaaaaaaataataaagggagcATGTTTCACCAGTAGCTTTTTGGGGTCAGAAAGGGAGTAATTCAGCGACAGATATGGGAATGCCAGCCCTtgaaatttctgtcttttaagCTATAGTGATCCAATCTAAACTGGTTGTCCTCTATGGCAGTTGCACTGCCATTGTGGGATCTCCCTTCACCATCTTCCTTTAACTTCTGTCTTTCTCCTGTGTtagatttcttattttctgtatgtatatcttccttttctttttggtttatgCCCTCATTTTGGAAGAACATGCCCTCCAGTACCTTCCTGAGAAAGGATGAATGGGAGGCATGAGTTTTGAGATTTTGTATGTCTACAAAATTGTTTATTCTACCATCACACTTACTGAATAATTTAGCTACGTACAGAATTCTAGATTAGTGTATTCATTAAGGAATAGACCCCAATGTACTACAGTTCAAACAATATAGTTTATTTCTCTCATATTGATGGCTTGGAGGAAGCAGGCAGGAAGGCAAGGTTGCTCAAGCACCCAGTTTCTTTCCCACTTATTCTTCCACCATTCCCTAGGTCAATCCTAAGCCAATTTACCAGCAACACATCTAAATTCAAGCCCataagaaggggaaggagaggaagtagAGAGCAagcaatttcctttaaaatggcGACTGAGAAAGTTGCACACACTCTGCTCATGTCCTGTTGGCCCCTGTGGGGTGAAGTTATTTCCTAGTCCATCTTTTTACTCAGGATGCTGTGTTTTCAGGTTCTAATTTTACACAGGGGTCTAGATCCAATCTCCATTTGAGGGCTCtggtattcattttctattttctctgtgtgAAGCTCATTAAAACCCAAAATTCCAGGCTTCAGGGATAGGCAGAGGTCCTAGCAGAACCACCTGCTTAAGCCCTACGGGCTTCCTAACACTCTGAGTAGCAGGCCTAGCCTTCATCACTGCCTACAAAGTCTCAGGTAGTCTGGCCCCCCCATTTTGCTGCCCATTTCTACCCCCTTCTCCCTCACACACAAGCTCTAGCACCTCTCTGTTCTTAGAGCTCACCAAGCTCTTTCACACCTCCTGGCCTTTTCACaagccattccctctgcctgaaagagGCTTCTTCCCGATATCCACTTAGCTTGCTTCCTCCCCTCATTTTGCTCAAATGCCACCACCTCGAGACTTTCACTGACTATGGACAAAATAGCTCATCACTACCTCCTACTCAGCTTTTACTTTCTCTCAGAACACCCATCACTCCCCACAtggtaccataatttatttacttgttcatGGTCCGACTCTCCCACTAGATGTGTGCCTAGGTAGTTGATTTAAAAAGTGATACCAGGGAGCAGAAGTGAGGGAAGGGACATGAACACAGAAGGAGGAGGAGCCAATACAATGATGTGCTACTGAGTCAGCCATCCCCAGGATCTTCTGAGGAGACTATGAATGGTGGCTCAGAACCATCAGGGGAAGAGACAGGAGCCTGTATACCTCAGCTGCTGGTTCCTTTGTCAAGGGTGCCCCACACAGATGTTTAACTCCCCTGCACTTCTGGGGCGCATATGTGTCAGAGAGGCTCTGGAGCAAGCAGCAAGAGGTAAGATCTGAGGTGAGACTGAGCCAGGTTGTCCCTGTGCAGAGCTGGTTGAGGCCCACGTAGAAGTGGTTGCTATGACAGTGGCTGGACTAAGGAGGTGGGGCTGAGAGATGACACAAGGACCTTATATGAATATCTCCTGCACTGCTCTTTCCCAAGCATTTAGGTGAGTGGCCAGCAtacagtaaacactcaataaatatttgaatgaatgaatgaatggtgctGCAGTCTAGTGGGGAAAAGGCAAGTAGTGATGAGTTAAGAGTATTAAGTGGGCTGTGATAGGGTTAAGTACAATTTGTCAGGGGGCCTATAGTGGGAGCCTAACCCGTCTATTGGAGGAGAGAGGACTTTCTGGAAGAGATGGCCTTTAAACTGCGATCTGGAAGATGAGGAGGAGTTAACTGCACAGCTGGCTTACAAAGCACTTGCACATCTAAGTAAAAATACCAGTGATAGAAATCATGGGCAACATTTACCAAGCTCTTTCCTTGAGTCAATTTGCTGAATGCTTAATGGGTCTTGttatttaatctttgtttttaaccCCATAAAAAACGCTGACTGATCTGCTTAGAGAAGTCAAGTGACTTCCAATGACTGGCAGAGATAACCATTTCCCCCCACTTTATAGGGGTGACCGAGACCCAGAGCAGAGCAGTGACTCGCCCACAGTTACAGGAAGTTAATGGTTGAGCCAGGACTAAAACCCAGATCTCTTGTGGCCCTGCTCCTGAGCTGGCCAGACAGAACAGGGGCTCAGAAAGgatgagggaggaggagggtgaaTTAAACACGGCCGGGCTGAGCTGGGTGGCACTGCCTCCCCAGCTATTACCAGAAGAAGCTGAAGGAAGGCACCTGTAAGGCCCGAGAGATGGAACCGGCCATTGGCCGGCTGCAGTCCCAGAAGAAGCTTCCCTACAACCCGCAGCAGGCAGACACCTTGGAAGTCCCAGAACGAAGAGCCCTCAGGATCCTGAGCCAGCTGAAGCAGCAGAACTATGGTGAGGGCCCTGGGTGCCACACAGCCAGGCCCAGGAGCTGAGACATGGTTTCCCACTTCGGGCTTAACTGTGTGCCATCAGCCAGCTGGCTGATAATCACCACCCATCTCCAGCCTTCCGCACACCCTTTTCCCTGAGCCTTAGCCCTGAGCACAGGTTGGTCCCAAGAGCCTGGACTGAGAAGGAAGAGTGCTTAGCAATCCCACctcatcatttattgagcaccctcTGGGGTCACTCACTATGCTAAGCCCTTTGCAGACATGCTAggatttaatcctcataatcacATACTTACCCCATGTATTCacgatgagaaaactgaagtttaagcaacttgcccaaggtcccacagctagcATGTGTCAGAAAGGGGAGATTATACCCAGGTCTGACTCTAAAACCTGTGCTCTTTCCTCTGGGCAAGGTTACCTTCCCATAATAGTAGGGACCTTCCCAAATGTGTGCCAAGTGATGGGCTAGAAGCTTTCTAGAGTCTGTAGAGTGTGCCTGTCAGACTCTGCCAGGACTCATCCCAAAGACATGTGCTCCTTTTTAAGCAGGTATTAGCCCTTACACTGTTCTCAACATTTAGCtgagtgctttgcatatattatccCTTTAATCCTCATCATCAACTCTGAGGCGGATACCACCATCAGCTCCAGCTTAtgcagaagcccagagaggttaagttacttgcccaaacCCACCCAGGTCGTTatgtggcaaagctgggatttcaCATGGGTCTGCCTGCCTCCCAGCACTGGACGTGCTCTGAAACAttcccctctcctgcctcttccacctTTGCCAGCTGCCAACCTGCAAAGCCCCTATGCCCAGGTGCCTTGCATCCCGCTCTGCCCGAGGCTGGACAATACGGTCCGCCGGAAGCAGGGCAGCCACTACATGCTGGAGCTGTGTACCCCCACAAGCCTGGGCCCTGACACCCGTAGCCTCTTCTTCCAGACTAGATCTCAAGGAAGCAGGTGGGTACCCAGAGGGCAGGGACTGCAGCCCAGGCCCATCCACCTCCTTCCTTATGAAGTCCCTGGCCTAACCCAAGGGAAATCCATCCTTTCAAGAGATGCCTCAGAGACTGTTGTTCCAGGGAGGAAAAAGGGGAAAGGATGGAAGGGGGAAGAAACTAACCTTTGAGAGTCTGTGTCCCAGGTAGATTGTTCCTAAGTCATGGTACTTACGCCTTTCTGTGCCCGGGACTCGGTAGCACTACCTGCCTTTCTCATGCAGGGGGTTTAAGTCCTTTGCCTGAGTCTGATTCCATGTTAGGAGTAGTAGGAAACAGGCTTAGCAGCTGGGTGGAGGGAAGCTTCCCCTGCAGCAGTCCTCTTCCAGGCATCCTGGGATAAAAGAACACTGGACTTGGAATCAGGCCTCTGAGCCCGACTGCTGGCCCCATCACCTCCCTGGGAAGGACTCCTCTCCCCTTGGGCACATGGGGTGGTTCACTTCCTCCCACCCTTCTCTTCCACCTCTCTCCCTAGGGAACCCAGCTCTGACAGCCGAAAGTGGCTCAGTTCTGTGCCGGCTCGAACCCACTGACCCTGCGGAGTCCTGACTCTGGGCAGCTTAGCAATCAGGGCCTGCAGACGGACGGGTCATCAGGTAGGGACTGCTGCTGGATTTTGCTTTTGTGGCCTGGTAAGCcaataaacaacaagaacctcaGCCTCTGTGCCTGGTGCCAGGGAAGGCCCCAGGTTTTCACCCTTCCACTCGGCTCTCAGAGCGgagggcctcagtctccctcagGCTTCGGAGCCCCTGAAGCAAGACTCGCCTCAAAACACTGCCAAGGGTCAGGAGTCCTGCTAGAGGTAGCCCTGGGTTCAAAGTCTTGACCTCCTGTGCACTCTCAAAGCACAGAGCTGGGACTATTCTCAGATGGGTGCCTCCACGCCTTGGACTAGGAGTCCCATAAGGGCAGGAATTCTCTTTCCCACTTGCTTGAAGGGAATGGTGAACATAATGGAAGTACCTGGGAAAGACACTGGCCCCTAAAACGGACAGACCCTGTGGAAGGGCAGGAGGGGCCTCAGCCATGCTCTCACCAACAGAGGGCCGGGACCCAGGGGTGCCCTTCCCTTGGAGCCTAAGCATGTGGGTCCGTGGCCCCAATCCATACACCACCCCAGGCCTATTACTCAAAGCGAGAGCCCCTCCCTAGGACTGAGCAGAGATAGCTTCCCAGTGGTTAAACAAGCAGCCACAGCAAGAGGTTAGGAGGCCAGAAACTGAAATGAGGACAAGGTTCTGACAAgtttaaaacatgtatttaaaatacaatttataaaatgcttaatCTGCCAACTCAGGAGCCCGCGGtgcggggtggggtagggtgggcagCTACCCGCTAGACCAGCAGAGCAGGACTGCAGGGGTGCGGCCCTCCCTCCCATGCCCTTCTGTTCAGATACCCAAGGGGCCCATATGCACCCCTGGGATCACATGGCCGAAAACAGGACCCCAGAGGTTTCCAGAGTCTCTGCCTACCAGGGAGGCTAGGGCAGCCCTGCCGGCCCATCCCTGAGCAGAGCATCCCCAGATGGGGCAGAGCAGGGTACGGCTGGGCTAGACAGGGTGGGGTGAGGCAGTGGGCTCTGGAAGGGGCTGATGGTAGCAGATAGGGTGTTGCCTCCTGCCTGCAGGTGGGGAGCACCCTGACTGAGTGGGCGGAGAAGGGTTGGTCACCAGGCCCAGACCCCCAGCTCCTTTGGTTATAGGCTGACATCAGAGTAGTGGCTCATGGGAAGCAGTTAGCTGGAAGGTCTGAGGCCTGGCTCACGGAgtcagggaggagctgggggaaggggacagTACCATGAAGGCAGATAAAGGGGCAGCAGCCTCAGGTTTCTGCCCCCAACTCCCCTGGGGTTTTCTAAGCCAAAGCCTGcagcttacttttaaaaaattaaaaaaaaaaaaaaaaaaaaaagcacttaagTAAAGTTACAGACAactacccccccaaaaaaaacccccaaaacaaccacaaacacacacacaaaatccaaaCCGTTCTCTcatctcccctcccacctccctccaacACAATagtttcctgttttcatttctttctctttaaaatgttgCCTGTCACCTCTCCATCTGGGAAGCCAGGACATGACCGCTGGTGGGTGGTGATAGGCACACAGCGGGCAGAGCCCCATCTTTGGCCGCAGGGAGGTGGGAGCATCAGTCCCTACTACATCCTTGATCCACAGACACCCATCAGCCAGCCTCCCCTTGGCTCCCACTAGAGGAGGGCAGCAAGGACAGGTGGTCCCGACAGCTGAGGAATCAGCACTTCTGGCCTTCCCACCTGGCCTACCTCTGTACCTTCTCCAACTGAAAAGGACAGTCTCATCTTGGGCCAGAAACCACTATTACATGAGGGATGGACACTATCCGTTTAGAATGCGGAAACTTGGTCAGGGCAGTGGAACTGTAAAGACAGCAGCAACCTTCTCCCTTGCCCACTCCTGGAGGTCACTTCCCCTCAGAACAGCAATGTGGGCACCATTCCATGTTCTGTGGGTTCTTACTGACTGAAGCTTTGTTCCACCTCTGCTCACGGACAATATCCTGGCTTCACGCAGTTATAAGCCTGTGCTATGGACTAGTTACTGACTTAACCGACAGCTGACCTTTCCTCCTAATGGGAAGATGTAGTGGGCCAAGGCTTGCTGGGCCCGGCTGACATCCCCACAGGGCAAGGCTGAGAGCCAGCAAACCAAAGGTGGAGCGAGCCTGCAAGACCTAGCTTGCCACCTTGGCCACCGTGAGCTGCCCTAATCACAAATGTCACACCAACCACTCCAAAACTCATCTGCTGAGCAAGGAGGCCGTCTGGCTGGCTGAGGGATATAAGGCGAAGTGCAACAGAAGAGATCGGACAGCCTGAGAGGGACCAGATTGTACACACACAGCTGCTCTGGGCTGGGCCCCCTAAGCCTCTTCCACCTCAAAGAGCCAAAGCAGATCTCCAGGCTCCAAAGACCGAGGGGTAACTGCCTTCATTCCAGGCCCTTGCTCTGGAAAAAGGGGTCGAGGGTAACCTAGGCCTATGGGGAACCCGTCTGTCATTACCAATCTTTGCAATGCACAGCTTGTCTTTCCCCAAATGTTATTCAGAATGGTCTGCTCCCAAGGTAGTGATTTCACAAGGGAAATGTACCGGGTAGAGTTACCGAGCTGATGCCATCAACAGAGACGGTGCTCCACAGACCCCTGAGAGTTCTAAGCCTTGCTGGAGTGGGAAGACCCACCTACCTTCTGACCACACTAGGCAGGAGGCTCAGAGTCCTGGAGTCAGACTCTCTCCTGGCTTTCCTTGTGCTGACAGCAAAATACTGAGCAAGGCTTGCAGCCTCACTCCTAAAGCCTGGGAGTGCAGCCTCACTCCCTGCCCCCTTCTAGAAGTAGTAAGCCCAGCTGGTAGGGAACCACCCTGAGGGGTTTTGGAAGGGAAAGTCTGTTCACTTTCCCTATCTCCCAAAATACTAAAGGTGAGGGGTTGGCACCCTCCCCAGGCTCTCTGAGCCTACAGAGCTGGCCCAGTCTCCAGGTAGGGCCCAGATGCTCTGGTACTTAGTTGGGGGAAGGGAGGTATAGGCATGGGGTGCTCATCTGTCCTGGGCTGCAGAGCCCCTTTTCTCGGCGGCAGTAGGAATACAGAAGCTAAGCTCACCAAAATCCTATTGGTTAACGTTTCTAGTGGATTGACCAGAAACATTTTTAAGTAGACTACCAAACTACCCtttctcaattaaaaattcattaaactgCTAAAACCCCTCCCATGTACTTTTTTTTGCAAATCAAATAtttgtataaacaaacaaaaataggaaggaaagaaaaaaaaaagaaaggatatctTCAAATGGAACTTGCTTTTAAGTGATGAAGACATGCACTTGAGGGTGGGTGGACGGGAGTTCTCATTTGTGTTTTGAAATCCCAAATTAATGAGCATGATAAACTGTTATTGCTGGCACTGGCTTCACCCCAAGCGGCCAAGTGGCACTGTCTGACTCTACTCTGAGTCCTTGGTGGGTCCCCCCAACCCTCCTCTAACCCCCACCCTTTCCCTTTCCATGGACTTGGGACAGCCCTTGTAGAAGTGCCAATCACAGTGGGAAGGGGGGGAAAGGGAGGTCACAGTGCATGGGGTTCAAGGTCACAGTGGGCAGAGCAAAGGGGATCACAGTGCAAGTAAGTCAGGTCGTTCCCTCTGCTCAAGTCCAGCTGTCTGCCACGGCAATGCGACCCGCAGCGGACGACCCAGGAGGTGGTGACGGCGGTGGCGGCGGCATCCTTCCCTGCCCGCGTTTATCTGCGCTGTTTGAAGCCTTGTGATCCATCAGGACCCAAAGGCTGTCTGATCACATTGTTAGGCTGCCTGCTGTCTTCAGGTTGGGAGATCCTGGTTGGCCTGAAGGGAAGAAGATCAGAGTGAGGCCTGAAAAAGGGTATAAAAGAGGCCCCCAAATCTTAAAATCAACCAATTCTGCAGCTGGGGCAGAAGTCACAGTGGCTATTAGCCAACTCTGGCTCTCTGAGCCTGCTCCTTTGGCAAGCGGACTCAGTGCAGCTCCAAGCTGGGAAGCCCCTGGGAGCAGGTGGGGTGGACGGTCCACGTTCACCTCTAGCGCCTGCAGCACTCTTCCCCACAGGCTGGTTCGCCATCATTCACCGGAGGCAGAGGAAGTGCTCAAGGGCCCATCCTGTACAGAGGCAGTGACCATGGATAGCATCTCTTCCACAGAACTTCATGGCACAGACTCCCCAGAGGTCGGGCCAAGGTAAAGACCTCTAACCAAGAGCTCATCAGAGTGACCTGGCTCCCGCCACTGCTgctctcctgcttctctccaAATCATGGGATTAATGGTTGACTCATATTACTgtggaaaactaaaagaaaatggaCTTTTTCTACTTTGCCAAATGAAGGCTTACAGGAGAGATAACAGAAGTCCACCAAAATAATGAAGGCGTAGAAATAAGGTACAGATTAGCACTTCAAGTCCCAGAATACACCATCCAAGGAGGAGTCTCAAAGTTAGAAAGAGGCTGTTTCAACAAATACTGCTTTACCAAGAGGTGACAAACTTACATAATACAACCTCTAGGACTGCAAAGAAAAATATGccaggaataaaaaagaatttagaaaattcaCAGAAACATCACAGTGGGCCATGATAAGGCCCAAAAGATAACATCCAGAACCCACTTATTTAATTGCACAACAAATGGACGAGGCAGGTACGATCATTATCCCATTTTTCAGACtaggcacagaggggttaagtagGTCTAAGTTAAGCAGAAGTTAAGTGGCAAAGGGGGACTTTCCctctgtggcgcagtggttaagaatccacctgtcaatgcaggggacacaggttcgagccctggtccaggaagatgccacgtgccgcggagcaactaagcccgtgctccacaactactgagcctgcgctgtacagcctcaagccacaactactgaagcccacatgcctagagtccgtgctctgcaacaaagagaagccgctgcgataagaagcccgcacaccgcaattaagagtggcccccactcaccacaactagagaaagcccgcgggcggcaatgaagacccaacacagccaataaatgaataaataaatttatattaaaaaaaaaagaagttaagtgGCAGAGATGGGCTTAGACTGGCTGATTTTGACTCAAAGTCCATGCCTTTACCCTGTACGCCACACTGGCCCCTGGCGCCTGCAGAGGCAGCATGCCAGCAAAGCTTTCAGAGCAGTGCCGGAGCCAGTGCAGACTTAAACCAGCCCTACCAGCCGGGGTGGGCAGCTGCAGCCACGATGGTTCCGGCCATGATTCTGCCTGCTTTTCACTACTCTGCAGGCAGCCAGCCCACTCTCCTCCTCCTCAAGGTGGCCTGGTGGAGTGGTCAAGTCTGGCTGGCAGGTCACCCCTGCCAGCTACACTCACCGGTCGAGGATGGGTTTCTCTTGCTCCTCCTCGGGGCTGGCACTGCCCAGGATCCGCTTCCGGGCCTCCGCGTACTCTGCCTCCCGCTGTGCTAGGGACTTGACAGGAAGGGCTGGCCTGCTGGTGGAGTTGGGGCTGCTGACCACACCGTTGCTGGTGGGCCTCTTGAGGATGCGAATCTGTGGAGGGGGCCCCGTGGGAAGGCTATCGTCCTGAATCACAATGGGCACTTTGGGAGGAGATTTGGATTTCCTGCTGACAAAGAGCAAACACAGCTTCACAAGTCCTACCCTTGACTACAGAGGCCCCATCCATGTCCCACACCCACCCCTCAccacttttctctccctccccctcctaaTTCTATTCGTTATTCTCTGGCCTCTGACCAGACATCAAAATTCTCACTCTTCAAGAAGGGTTTCTCGAAAGAGCAACCTTGCCTATTAAGCTCACGCAGCCCACAGGTCTGCTCCTCAGACCGAACCCCAGGCAAGGGGGGCAGGAACGTCAGCTCATTCTGGAACTTCTATCCCCGTGTTCGTCAAAGTCACATCAACCACTGTCAGGCCCCTGCGGCAAAACACCTCTTGTCCAGAATCCAATGGCCTCAGTTAAAACCCCAGCTTCCCTACACAGACCAGCGTGTAACAGGCCAGTGCGGTGGGAGCCCCTTAGCTTGGGGATCAGCAAAGTGTTCACTCCCAGTCAAGGTCCCACACCATGTGCTCA harbors:
- the SZRD1 gene encoding SUZ domain-containing protein 1 isoform X4; this encodes MEDEEVAESWEEAADSGEIDRRLEKKLKITQKESRKSKSPPKVPIVIQDDSLPTGPPPQIRILKRPTSNGVVSSPNSTSRPALPVKSLAQREAEYAEARKRILGSASPEEEQEKPILDRPTRISQPEDSRQPNNVIRQPLGPDGSQGFKQRR
- the SZRD1 gene encoding SUZ domain-containing protein 1 isoform X3, which encodes MWGGGARTWGGKPGSAEEQEEEIESFLDPSTLLKSPTALRHTPRKSKSPPKVPIVIQDDSLPTGPPPQIRILKRPTSNGVVSSPNSTSRPALPVKSLAQREAEYAEARKRILGSASPEEEQEKPILDRPTRISQPEDSRQPNNVIRQPLGPDGSQGFKQRR
- the SZRD1 gene encoding SUZ domain-containing protein 1 isoform X2, producing the protein MVNELELHEKYRAFVKTSYTLSSEMELSKFQKLFTKEIDRRLEKKLKITQKERKSKSPPKVPIVIQDDSLPTGPPPQIRILKRPTSNGVVSSPNSTSRPALPVKSLAQREAEYAEARKRILGSASPEEEQEKPILDRPTRISQPEDSRQPNNVIRQPLGPDGSQGFKQRR
- the SZRD1 gene encoding SUZ domain-containing protein 1 isoform X5, with the translated sequence MEDEEVAESWEEAADSGEIDRRLEKKLKITQKERKSKSPPKVPIVIQDDSLPTGPPPQIRILKRPTSNGVVSSPNSTSRPALPVKSLAQREAEYAEARKRILGSASPEEEQEKPILDRPTRISQPEDSRQPNNVIRQPLGPDGSQGFKQRR
- the SZRD1 gene encoding SUZ domain-containing protein 1 isoform X1 produces the protein MVNELELHEKYRAFVKTSYTLSSEMELSKFQKLFTKEIDRRLEKKLKITQKESRKSKSPPKVPIVIQDDSLPTGPPPQIRILKRPTSNGVVSSPNSTSRPALPVKSLAQREAEYAEARKRILGSASPEEEQEKPILDRPTRISQPEDSRQPNNVIRQPLGPDGSQGFKQRR